CACATGGTAGGAAAGCGCACCAAACGCAAACGCAACCAGCGTAATCACACTGGTCATAAAAATTGGATGACCACTCAAAATTATCGCAAGCAAAATCATGGCGATTGGAACGATGACACCTTTACTGTCCACGCTCAAAAACACACTGATGTAGATTGCAAACGCTTCAATAATCACAATCACAACACTAAACAGAATTTCTAGAATCCGGTCTAAATATTTTCCGTGTCCACTTGTTGCAAACACAAGCCCTACGCTGCTGACAAGCGCTAACATATACGCTGGAAATGCCGCCGGATTCGGATCCGATAGATATGCCGCAATTACCATAAAAATTGTAATCAGGCAAAACCCGTGGGCAAACTTCCGGTTGCTGATTGAGATATCCTTTTTCACTGATTTATAAACTTCCGGTGAATATCCATAATAACAGACATCCTCTATGATTTTCTTAATCATTCTAATCTCCATTCAAACATTTTCATACGATTCCTCTAATTCCTAAATATACCATTTCTTTCCATTTATGACTAGAGATATTGCAAAAATGTGTAAAATAACATAAAAAAGTGTCTTCGACACTCTCAACTCCCCTAGCCCCTCATTCATGAGGGGTAGGGGTTTTCTTATCTCCTTCTTTATTGTAAAATTCTATTATGAATATATTACAATCCATCTTTACCGATTATTATGAACACATCATTTACCAACTCCATCCTCGTCCTGCTGTCATTGAAAATGTCAACAAGATGATTCATTGTGGTGACTCTTCTCACGGTGGTGCCATGTATGGCTGTCCTCACTGCGGAAATCTTAAATTTGTTCCCTTTCGCTGTAAAAGCCGTTTTTGCCCTTCCTGTGGAAACAAATACAACCAGCTTCGTTCTTTTCAGATGTCCTGCAAGCTCGTTTCCTGTGTTCACCGCCATTGTGTTTTCACCATCCCAGAGGAACTCCGCATTTATTTTCTCAAAGACAGGTCTCTCTTAAATTGCTTATTTCATTCTGTCCGTGACGTTGTCCTTCGTATGTTTTCCAAAATGAATAAAACTGAAAACTTTACTCCCGGATTTATCTGTGTTCTTCACACCTTTGGGCGTGACTTAAAATGGAATCCCCATATCCATGCCCTCATCTCTGAAGGCGGTGCTGGCAACATCACTCCCTGGCGTCCTGTCAAACACTTTGATTACAACTTTCTTCGTAATGCCTTCCGCAAAGTGCTGCTTGAACAGCTCTCCTTCCGTATTGGTCCCACCTTTCGTAAAGTTAAAAATGAAATGTACACAAAACACTCCAATGGTTTTTATGTTCGTGCAAAGCCAAATCTCTGCACTCCTGATATTACCATTAAATACATCAGCCGATACCTCGGCAGGCCTGTTATCGCCACATCACGTATTGATTATTATGACGGCGAAAATGTAACCTTTCATTACACCAGACACGAAGACAACAAAACAGTTACTGAAACCATCCCTGCTTTGAACTTCATCCAAAAACTAATTGTACACATCCCCGAAAAACATTTCAAAATGCTTCGCTACTATGGGATATATGCCAAACATCATAAACAGGAAAAGAATCTCCGTAAATGTATTTCTGCTGAAAAACAACATTTCCTGCGTTCTATCCAGGACTGGCGGCACTCCATTCTTCTCTCTTTCGGATACGACCCTCTCTGCTGTTCCGAATGTGGCACTTCTATGTTGGTTTTAGAAGTTTACCACAAAAAAACTGCACTATTTGAACAATATCGAAAGGTTATGGGATATGGATAACTCCATGCTCATAGTAATTCTTTCTCCATAGTCAGATAGTGCAGCTGTCCTAAACCAAAACAAAAAACTTCATAAACAACGTCATGGCGAATCCACCATTCGCTCTTTTGTCATGTCATTTTTTATTTCAAGTTCATTATACACTATTTCTGACTGTTTGAGAAATTTCCTATAAAGTAAAAAAGAAGCGGTATTACCACCACTTCTTTTATGTGTTCCACTGTTTTCCATAATTATACGTTTTGAACAGAAACCTGCTCTTTTACTTCTCTTTTCTGCTGTTTGGTGAGCACATCACTCTCAAACAATCCTTTTACAAAAGTAGCTGCATCCCCATTGTTCCAGAATCCAAAGTAGTCTTTTAAAATCTGATCGCGGAACTGCTCTTTTGTCACCTTCGGATGATAGTAAAAATATCTTCCTTTCCGATGCATTTCAAGAAATTCTTTCTTGACAAGACGTACCAAAAAAGTAGACACGGTCTGCTGTTTCCAACCTTTTTTGTATGTTTCATTTACAATACTTGTAATCTGCGAAACCCCTAAATCTTCTGCACTATCCCAGATACATTTCATAACAACCTGTTCACATTCTGATAATGAATATTCTTCCATTTGTTATCCTCCTTCGACTGACTACTTTTGTAATTAGTATACCATTTCTAACTACAATTTTCAACCAATCGAGGGGTCAAAAGCACTATACAATTCGGCAATTTGTATACTGTTTTCGCACTTTTTCACACAATTTGACCTGGAAAGAACCAGGCACACTTTTCCATCTGTTTTTTGATTCATTGCCGCCTATTCTACGGTGACAACTTTTGCAAGATTTCTAGGCTTATCAACATCATATCCTTTGTCGGCGGAGACATAGTAGGCTAACAACTGTAAGGCAACCGATGCCGGAATTCCCATAAATGCATCGCGCACATTTGGAAGCGCAACCGTCTCATATTCCTTTGTAGTAGGGTCCTGCAAGGATTCTTTGATGAATAAGACCACATCTGCTCCTCTGGAACGAACCTCCTTGATATTGGAAAGCTCTTTTTGCTTTAATTTTTCCTGTGTAATCAGGGCAACCACCGGCGTATCCGTTGTGATAAGCGCAATCGGTCCGTGTTTTAACTCACCGGATGCATAAGCCTCCGAATGAATGTAGGACACCTCTTTTAACTTCAGGGAACCTTCGAGCAGCAATGCATAATCGAGTCCTCTTCCAATCATAAACAAATCTTTTGCAGTAATCACGTTTTTGGCAATCAGGTGAATCTGTTTTTTGTTTGCCAACACCTGTTCTACCGCCGCCGGGACCTGTTCAAAATCACGGATATAGGATTTTACCTCATCCTCACTCATTTTTCCTCTGATATAGGCAATTCGCGCTACCAGAAGATAAAAAACAGTAAGCTGGGTTGTATAAGCCTTCGTGCTTGCCACCGCAATCTCAGGACCTGCGTTGGTGTAAAGGACATAATCGCTCTCTCTTGAAATGGAGGAACCTTTTACGTTCAAAATAGACATGCAGGTTGCACCCTTTTTCTTTGCATATTTTAATGCCTCTAACGTATCAATCGTCTCGCCGGACTGTGATACTGCAACTACAAGTGTCTTTTCATCCACCACTGGATCCGCATACATAAACTCGGATGCAAGCTCCACATCAATGTGCATCTGCAGCATGGATTTCACCAGAGACTGCGCAATCAATCCTGCATGCATTGCCGTTCCACATGCCACCACACAGATTCGCTCACAGTTTTTCAGAACGGAATCTGGCAGTCCATCCTTGGAAAAATCCGGGAATCCATCTACAATACGTCCTTCCATCGTCGCACGGATTGCGTCTGGCTGTTCCATGATTTCTTTTTCCATATAAAAAGGATACGCTCCCTTTTCGCTGCTGTTTAACTCCCAGTCTGCCACCTGATATTCCGGTTCTACCGTCTCACCTGTCAGTGTAGACAAGCGCACTCCGTCCTGCAGCAGCTCTAAAATATGATATTCCGGTACCACAAAATAACGGTTCGTAAACCGGCAAAGCGCTGTCACATCTGACGCAAGCATAGCACCTGCCTCACTGTATGTTGCGACGATAGGGCTGACATTTCGAATGGAAAAAATTCTTCCCGGCTGATCTGCAAAAAGCATCACAAGTGCAAAGGTTCCTTTCAAAACTCCAACTAATTTTGTAATTGCTTCATCCGGATTTCCCTTGTAAAAATGATTCAATAACGCTGCTGCAACCTCTGTATCCGTCTCCGATACCAGCTCATTTTCCAACTCATATTCTTTGGTAAGC
This genomic window from Roseburia sp. 831b contains:
- a CDS encoding IS91 family transposase, translating into MNILQSIFTDYYEHIIYQLHPRPAVIENVNKMIHCGDSSHGGAMYGCPHCGNLKFVPFRCKSRFCPSCGNKYNQLRSFQMSCKLVSCVHRHCVFTIPEELRIYFLKDRSLLNCLFHSVRDVVLRMFSKMNKTENFTPGFICVLHTFGRDLKWNPHIHALISEGGAGNITPWRPVKHFDYNFLRNAFRKVLLEQLSFRIGPTFRKVKNEMYTKHSNGFYVRAKPNLCTPDITIKYISRYLGRPVIATSRIDYYDGENVTFHYTRHEDNKTVTETIPALNFIQKLIVHIPEKHFKMLRYYGIYAKHHKQEKNLRKCISAEKQHFLRSIQDWRHSILLSFGYDPLCCSECGTSMLVLEVYHKKTALFEQYRKVMGYG
- a CDS encoding BlaI/MecI/CopY family transcriptional regulator; the protein is MEEYSLSECEQVVMKCIWDSAEDLGVSQITSIVNETYKKGWKQQTVSTFLVRLVKKEFLEMHRKGRYFYYHPKVTKEQFRDQILKDYFGFWNNGDAATFVKGLFESDVLTKQQKREVKEQVSVQNV
- the glmS gene encoding glutamine--fructose-6-phosphate transaminase (isomerizing), with amino-acid sequence MCGIIGYTGKEKVRDVILDALELLEYRGYDSAGIAYGEKEGTVSVCKCAGRVADLRKKCGSLGQDATYGIGHTRWATHGGVCDLNAHPHQVGKVTLVHNGIIENYKELTKEYELENELVSETDTEVAAALLNHFYKGNPDEAITKLVGVLKGTFALVMLFADQPGRIFSIRNVSPIVATYSEAGAMLASDVTALCRFTNRYFVVPEYHILELLQDGVRLSTLTGETVEPEYQVADWELNSSEKGAYPFYMEKEIMEQPDAIRATMEGRIVDGFPDFSKDGLPDSVLKNCERICVVACGTAMHAGLIAQSLVKSMLQMHIDVELASEFMYADPVVDEKTLVVAVSQSGETIDTLEALKYAKKKGATCMSILNVKGSSISRESDYVLYTNAGPEIAVASTKAYTTQLTVFYLLVARIAYIRGKMSEDEVKSYIRDFEQVPAAVEQVLANKKQIHLIAKNVITAKDLFMIGRGLDYALLLEGSLKLKEVSYIHSEAYASGELKHGPIALITTDTPVVALITQEKLKQKELSNIKEVRSRGADVVLFIKESLQDPTTKEYETVALPNVRDAFMGIPASVALQLLAYYVSADKGYDVDKPRNLAKVVTVE